The DNA segment CTCGATTTCTTTAGTCGTTATTGTCCTCTTAATTAAATATCGTGGCAAGTTTAAGTAAGAGCATTGCATTGCTGCCATTGCATATCTGCTCATCTTTAGAAAACCAGTACGAGTCTCTTTCCTGTACTTCTCAGTTCTAATCGAGAGGAACAGAATGAAATTGAATAATCCTTAATAACTCTGATACTCTAGTTTGACCATGTCGATCTCGTACAGGTTTTGCGCTTTTAGATTAGACTTCACGACCTGAGTTGCAGACGAGTCCGAATCTCGGTGTGACAATTTTTAATCCAAATCGATCATTTGGACAGTTTCATGAAATAAACCCTTAGAGGGAATCCAGCACATGACATGATCATTAAGAGCATAAGtaccaagtcaatttccaataatgttacataaaaaattaagctTAACAGAAATGTTTTGGAACCTCGGTTCGAAAATTTACATTAGGTTTCATTCCATAGGATGAAGATGGTCAACCATAGATTCAATTCAAACTAAAGAAGACCAGGCTCTAGCTCATTCGGAAACTGTGCAAGATTTTTGGTGTAATCCCACTAGAACTGAACATAAAGCAGGACAAGGTCTTTAATTTATTCCATCTAGACTCTTATAAAGAATTAGAAGAGAATGATAAAGAGTTCAGCGAGTGTCACCTCCTTAACAGAAATAATTACACATAAGCTTGTCAAGTATTGAACAAGAGAATTGACATACCTAGAGATTGAAATAAGTTCCAGTCTTCATTCATGACATAAGATGCCGGCAAAAACCTTCAGCTGGGGCAAGAGATGCTAAATTGTTTGCTTGGATTTAGCGATTCAATGATGAACTTACTTTTCTCATTATAACTAAACATGGCCTGCTGTCCAGCAAGGATCTTGATTGAAGTCTGATTACGAGGTTACCTGGGACAAAGGTAGCTTTTTCTTGAATTGTAGCTGCTTGAGCTTTGCCAACCTTCTCTTCCCTCGTCAAAATATTTTTGGTTCACAGGCTAAACCTGAATATGACTAGCATTGCAGTCATATCtaagttcattttctgtttTTAGAGTTGTTTCTTACCTTTAGTGGATATGTCTTCTCTAAAGATGGCAAAAATGCGTGCGATGCACATTTTGATGCTGCTTCAGACATTCATTTACCAAACTCATCCCTGTATTCTGTTGCTACCCTGAATTTGCTTGTCATTTTGTTTATTAGAAGTGGAAATTACTGAACGAGAAAAGTTCCAATGGCATTAAATTACAGGAAGAGTAGTTCTATAGGGGTTTTTCATGTTCGGCTATGGAAGCGGattgagtttttcttttaaacatagCTAGTTGTGGCCAATCCGCGAAACCCCCCGTTCGTCTCAACAACTGCTATGTCCACAAATCCTGTATTTTGAAGCTTCACTGCATTACTGAAATGGTCTTTAATATATCCTTCTCCTTTAAGAGCTGAGCCAATTTTCAATGCAAAACGTTTGGAGTTTAGGAAAAGACATTTTTTCCCCTGTACAACCGGAAGTTACGGGGATTGAGTCATGACCATTGACCAATCAGAGAGTGCAGTTGCACCAGGCCTTTGACCATTAGGAAAAGACATGCTTATGTTTGGATGAAGCTTCTTAAATTATCTCGAGTTCTAAATAGAATCTAAAGAGACAAATAAAGATGTGGTTGTGAATCTTACAATATCTAATGCtatttattgattatttatGCCGTCGGAGTTATCCGGACATACATCGATCAATAAATATTGTAGGATTTATATATCGTGtctatctctctctaaaatGCAATTCCTATAACTCAAACAGAAAATTATGGGGAAGCCAATTAATGGCTTGAAGATCATTTGTAAACAGGTAAATGAAGAGATCAAGCTAATTCAAATCATGATAATACTCGTAAGAATTATGATCTGCTGACTTATTAGGCACCAGAGTTTTCTCCAACCGACCCTGATTGGCAAATTTCGTGCTTGATCACATTTTGTTTTGTACGAATCAGTGGGTATTGAACATAGAAATCCAGGCGTTGTAAAGTCAACTTTATCAACCGGCAGGAAATCGGATCTGAACAATTCAACCATTGGgacaatatttttccttttttttttttttttttcaaactaaatCAAACAATTGCCTGTTGATTCAAAATTCTGCAGCATTGACAATCAGATTGGTCACGACGAACGGCTTGACCCGGCGGCTTATGCTATTACAGGTCGTGTTTTTTAAATTCATGGTGTTCGATCACGAAACTTTGCGCAAACTGAAGGAACGTTCCTTCAGGCTTGATCAGCATTATCCCTCTCTTGAGGCCCTCCgtcaaacaaataaatatatcaatttattacaTATGAACACGTTTCTGAAACAACATTTTCATGCAGAGATAATCGATCCGCAATCACGAGAATCCCCGCTTCTTCTAAATCAAACTCTGACAAACTCACTGTGCCATACAAAACATACTAGATGACACGGGTTTCTTAATTTCCAGCTAGCCTAACTCTTACCACACATATAGCACTCATGATAATGTACATTTGTGAGCCTGTCAAAGAGATCGAATTTCCAAACCAACCAACAGGTGAAAAAAcaaaactgaaaaagaaaacCCGAATAATTTACATCAATGAACACAACAGACGAATTATTAACCCGCTCAAAAAACATAGAGAGAAAGGAGGGAGTCAGATCATCCCATCCTATTCCTCACCAGCTTTTCTGATGACTGTGATGCGGCGCTGAGTTGCCTTCCACAACCCCAGAAATGCTTCTCATATAGTCTTTCTTGTTCTCCTTGATCACCATCTTCTTCTCGCTCAATTTTCTGACATGATCTTTCTTCTTTGTTGATGACCTTTCTGTTTTTGAGCTCTCCTTCAAGGTAGGGACTATGTACCACCCAAGACAGGTACAAAGTATTGCAAAAGTTCGTCCAAACATAGTCAATAGCAGCAAAATCAAGATAATAATAGCTGGCAGATAGTAAGATGGCCGCCTCCATTTATCCAACTTCATGTTCCATACAACCCTCTTCTTCTTACGCTTTTCTTTGGGCTCCGATATTACTTCTGGCTGCTTCACTTCTATCGAATCAACGTCTGAGATCTCAAACGGTGCGATCGCTTCCTCTTCTTTCCCATCCCTGCTCTTAGTTTTGCCTTCCTTGTTGGTCTTGGACTTCACCACAATTGGAACGCAATCATTTGAGTTCGAGTACACAAAGCGCACCATAAAGATATCTCGGGAGTCCACTTGTGAGTAAATCTTGTTCCTCTTCTCTTCAAGATCATTTAAAAGTGCAGAAAACTTGTCGAGCCCACGACTGGAATATGGGTTCTTGTTCTTGTTATGACACCTATTCTTCCGTGCTTTTGTTGGTGATGTACAAGGACTATTGTTCCATGGGTCACCTTGATCTTCTTCATGATGAAAAGTACTGCCGCCACTGCCACAGATTAAAAGATTCAGCATCTGGAAAAGGGAGTTGGGGGCTGGGTGGTTTTGAGAAACAGCttggattttttatttggttgatgaaaggagagaaagaaagagctACAGGTATTTATTTGCAGGGTATGATGGCTAGACTCATGAAAGCCACAGATTTAAATGTTTGAAAACAAAGAAACCCTATAGAAGCTTCCCCCACATTATACATATGATGATGTGGGAATTGTTTGACTTCTTGGGAAGGAAGAAATTAGAAGCATATGGAGCTCATTCTTCCCACACTATTTCACATCGAGGAAAAGTGTACCATAGGATAGGAATAAAGATTTATCCACATGACATTGAGAAGGATCGATTATTGAATTGGTCATTATCACTACTATTATACATTGCCTCTTCCACTTTAGTCTTTCTTCTAGAACGAGCACCTAACAAACATTAATGGGTTGGAGAGCCGCATTGATTTGCGGTTGGCTTATATATGGCGTCATTGCTAGCAGCTAGGTGAAATAATGGGATTCTTTTAGAAATGGCAATGAGCAAAAACATCCACCTCACGGTTCTACCTTGACCAACTATACATTAATGAGATCAGTTGTGTAATATAATCTAGGTCATGTTTATGtggtgatttttattttttgttttctataaAAATGGACAAAGAACCCCATTCAAGAGGGAGAGTTAAATGCTACAAAACAGTTCTACAATATTTgtcatatatttaatattgtttaaaaaattcatacggacgataataaatattataaggtcAACTTTATACGTCTGTCTTTATTCtactaaaaattttcaaattaaaaaaaaataagcttgAACAAATATTCTTTTCACATGTTCCattaatactataatataaataattaaatttactatTTTCCATCAACTTAATTTTTTGGGGATTAGTAATAATTTTAAAGACCTTAACATAAACATCTATAGATTATATTCATATTGAATCGTTTGTGGAGAGTGCGtgcatttctttattttattttttatttttaactatttttgaCGGGGGTGCAGGCCGGGGCCGGCGGCGGATGGATGGTGTATTGACAATCAAGAATCGAATGATTAAACTTAGCTGGTAACTAATGTTAATGTTAACCACGTCATGGCAcgttccttttttgtttttcttggcaCGTGTATATCATATGGCGTCACCGTCAATATTTTCACGCATGCGTGCTCGGAACATGAAATTGATTACGATTTACGATACGTAATTGATTAAGACTCATGTAGTATATAATTAATGTGTAATTTTTACGtattctcatttaaaaaataaataaagtttatcattaaaaattcattctttaatataattttaaaatttatcttatttttttaaaagactgtacgagatttatatatttttaaattataaattattttctattgatcAATGATCGATGTGATGGACTTTGATGCTTGGTATAAATAAAAGAAACGGCATacaacattaaatttaaattaaccaAGCTGGTACGTAATTTATTTccgaaaatttttattttatatatgttattaataatTCACACAAGCATATCCTCTAAATATGTCCTAACTAATAGCAAGGATCCAAAGTCCATAACCCATAATTACGCTTTAATCATATCTGGTAACTCAAAAGCAAGATAACTGCTACTTCCTCCATTTAGCCTATATAATcaactataatctatatatagcCTGTATAATCAACTATAACAtagtactatttttttaaaaaaatgatacggCTTGCCTCCAGTTTCAAAGTAACAGGACATCTCCTGTTAGTAGATCCAACGGATATTATTGCTTCTTCTAAATAAAAGAGAGGGTACTGCTAATGCTGTGTTGAAGAGGGCAcatgttttatttagtttttatttgttaacttttgtcaaaattttactacaaataaattttaaagatttttgtttttgctaCATTATTTATgtgttgatatataaatatattatttattataaatagtagaaaaacaaaaatatattaatgtctTCTATGCTAGCCCttgcaaaaatattaatattaaaaataaagaaattttgtcCCCCACGCTGGCCCTCAATAACTTTACGCCCAACACATTGCATCAACTATAATTGTTTTaaccaaaaaatttaaaaaaattatttatttaattattaaacacactaataataataataaaaaaaaccatctatttatcaattaaacataataattagtatcaaatatatttatatatttttttaatatttatatacaaacaTATAAATAACATAACAATGGtctctttaaattcatttttattaaaattacaaGTATATTTTCAGCATGGTTGGATTTTACTTGCCAACATAAAATCCTGGCCGTTCAAGTTTTAACAGGAAATGTCATGTTACTATGAAACTGGAGGCAAGCcgatccttttaaaaaaatcctATTACGTACTACAAagtctaatatttttaattccttTCAATACCGGGCTGAACTTTTAATTCTGGTGTAGTGTTTGGTATATACTATATCTCTCATTCTGTTTCGttctaaattttaatttgtttgtttccattttattttggactgtttttataattttcttatacttatataacatttttataaatcttaaattcagatgatattaattaattctagaatataaaatatatttatattattttagtttttttcataACTTTAAATATATCCCCtcgttttttaaaatataattatttttaataatttatctattctttcattttttttgttttatttttatgtctcaactcaagtttgtgattttttcaatatatatttattttataaattttcaatttttccatatatacacacacatatatatgatacacatttacatatatatatatatatatatatatatatttcctttactagttgttaatttatatatacatataaatatttcgtATTAATATCTTAATTAATCAAAATGGTTACTAAAGcgatattcaaaactttgttaTAAATTTCACGTCCAATTGTCAATACAGATTATATTATAAGttgaatataagaaaaatattgggTTCGATTCCCTCCCCAAatctcttaatttaaaaaaaaaaaaaaaaatctaacttgGGCTAATTAATtggtttaataaatttataagcttgaatattgataattaatttgTAGGTTTAGGTAGGACTTAGCATCTAGAAGCGTGATTAATTTGGATGTCAAAAATACCAAACCATGCACCGATCTCTAGCAGAAGCATTTAAGAAAGATGTACAATGACATGATTGGTAGGCTTTTCAAGATCACGGTGCCCCCCCCGCCCAACCCCCACCCCCCGGGGGGCCCGCGGAAACATTGAAATTACCCGGTGAAACAAGAGTAGTGGGAACTGAGATGAAAAGTGATTATCCATCCAACTTGCTCGTGACGTCGAACTTTTACTGCATCAACGTAAATTGTTTACATAAGTTgagttgaaattaaataaatatttattttataatattattattattttaaaattttaaaaaattaaattatttattatatctcatataaaaattttaaaaaaattataacaataaaaatgaGATTTAGAATGTTTTCCAAACTGCCTCtaagaattaattaatgaaaaccTCTCAATTTCGAAGGATTAAAAACACTAGTGACGGCGACGTTGAAACATAATTCCGAAAGTCTTTGTCTTATCCTATCTATCTTTCCGGAAGATCACATTCGACAAATATATACATATCCGAAGGGCCAACGAATCTACTAAAAACCAAATTAAGTTGTATGGAATTCAACGCCCTGCATGGAAAataagttgtattttttttttttattattattatgtttctTAAAGTCCACATTCCTTGAGGACCACTCTCCCAATGGCTGGTAACAAGGAATATTCAGAGAGGATCATGATGAGGGTCGATCTCTGTCATTATACCACTCTTCgtctttatcttctttttccAATTACTTTTTGGGCACGTAAATACTGGTATACAAGATAATAATAGCACTTTTATAAATCTTTCTTCTCCAAATTTATTTTAGTGCGTTGATACGTCAAGGCAAATTTAGGACTGCTTCTCCGAACTGGGTTTGGACGGGTCATTAATATTGAACCCGTAACGTACGTAGGCTATTAGGATTTAGGAATCATCCTCTCAGAACCAttaaaaaaacatcattttctcaCAGATAAATGCAGCTTATACGTGAACATTTCAATTCAATTGTCTTCTTCTCTGACGTAACTGTATGCGTGCTTTCAATAAGCTCGATTTGATAATAGCAATCCAACCTACGGTTATTATTTAGAGACTGCAATATaagtataattaattttatctttaaaatattttaaaattataaaaatattccttataaaatattgatgatatttttcatttaataataaagGGTTAGGTATATCCAATGTTATGGAGCTACCCCATAaccaacttttttaaatagaaaatgttatattttaaaatattattctattcTAACCTTCCAAAGACttttataataatcatatttttattttttgaaatttacaaaatacaTATAACGAGATTTCTAAGTTTAAAAAGTAATTCTTACAGGATGAGCTGATCAGGATGATATCATGAAAACCGTATACAAATTTAAgaccattttattatttttaccaCCAGTTTTGATGCAGTTCTTCTCTGTATATTTCTCCTGCTATATTGTTTTTCCTAATATTCATAGCTGTTCCCATTTTGGGTCAAGTACtcctttgtttttgaaaaacaaCCCAGTTGTTGTAGGGTGTGCATTCAGATCGAATTTTTCTGACCATAAACAATGTAAAAAATATAGACTCAAGCTTGCGCTCTATGAGCCAAACCATCTTGAAAATCAGACAAAAAAATCCTAATGCGTTCCTGTAAAATCAGAGAGATTTGCCGATCGAACGGTGAAGTAAATTAATTTCCTTAAATCTAGATTCTTGCTTATGCATCATAAAGAACTCCTGGTACGTACCTACGGTTAATGTTGACTGCTTTGACAGAAACCTAACGTAAACAAAGTCGCGACTCTTGAGTAGAGACAAATGCGTTGGCTGTAAAAATACAGTCTATCCAACTGAGAAGGTAATAATTTGGAACAATTAACGATCGTTGAAATGTATAAAAAGCATCATATATAGGAAAAAGCCACACCAAAACAAGACTCATGAACGCCATACATAGTGCAGGGAAATGTCAAAACCAatgtgctttatttttttttaaggttacCGTATATAAATGGCACCTCTTGTCACAGGAGCTAGCTGTTTCAAATGCTCCCATGGAGGGTGTGCGCAGTCAGCCCATCCAACTACATTGCACATGTGGGCCGTttctactgcaaatatcatCATACCCAACTCATCAAGGACAAAGGCAATCTAAGCCGGCTTGAACATGGTCGGAAGGATATTGTAGCGATCGAGAAGCTCGATGCCACAGAGGTTGCAGCTCAGACATGATTTGCTGAACATGTCTATCATGTTTTGTACTAGGCTTTATGCTTAGGCCACAGatgtaattatttatttctctGGCAGCGTGTGCGTCTTTCATTTGCTGTTCCCGGGTTTGAATTGGATTCTGATTTCTTGTCGACGATCCCACGCGTTTGTCCTTTCTGCTTTCCTGTTTTTCTTGTTACTTCAGCTATTTCAAGATCAGAGTGCAACAACGTCGAACTAATAAAGGGTCAATAACTTGAAAAAGACCAGTAAACAGTCAGACACGCTAATGTCAAGACAGAATAATGTATTACCAAAGGAAACGATATTACTGTTGTTGTTGGGTTATCCCAACCGATGTTGTGGAATACATACATTTTAGGCGCTTCAGATCGATAATAAATCATTCTCAAAGcataaaattaatcacaacAGAGCTCCAATATTGTATCAAGAATACATACATTTTGGGCGCTTCAGGTCTATAATAAATTTGTCCCGAAGAAAGCCAAACCCGAATGTGCAATCTCCACCTGCCGAGGATTTGTAGCACTTCCCACCAAGTCTGGTATAGCTAAATCGTTGCCCGAGTTGATGCAACAAACGCGAGATGCCATCGCATTTTCTGCTAGAACCTGGAGGGAAGCCATGGACGGAgttgagcaagaaagatgaagCAAGGAAAGAGACAGGGCAAGTTGGAAGTAGCTAGCTAAACGAAATGAAATTAGAAGGGTGGTGTTCCCTACATATCAATGGCTGGATATTTGGACTAGAAGTTGATGGGAATCTCTTTCTACATGAGGAGCAACACCTAGGATATAAATTAAAGATAGGGAACAAAATATTCATAGAATAAAGTAATATTAGCGTCCTCCATTTATAAGATAAGAGCTGAACATTGtccatttattaaaaatgagataTTCTCCAAGAATTTTTGAACCAAATGGCATAAGGTTTAGTCTCAAAAtggaaaaatcaaatttaaaccCTCActctctatataaaaaaatcgaGATGATCGACTATCTGAATGTTATCCCCTCTAATGTTTCTTATGACAACAtgttttttcttccaaattctTATATTTCGTCGAGCAATAAcgaaaaatctatattttatatttaaaagtcGGGTAGATTTAGAATTTAGTATGAAATGGATTATCGTTGTAAGTATACAATTAGTAATTACTAGCTCAAATCATGTTGTACATGCTAAATAAAACTAGATACATTTATGAGTTGTGCAAGTGtgcactctttttaaaaagagtaaggtctaccgttaaaaaatattaattttttatatataagtctcatattttttttaaactacgTGACACTTGCTCAttctataactgtaaatatcatttctccatTGTAATCATATGTTCTCTCTTCTACATGTCAAGAAGCATTAAACGCCTGTGACCTTTACGTTTTATCTTTAATTTGGGAaagttcttgttttttttaaaaaaaaaagggaacggtatcctcaattttatttataacctcACTTACCTTTTACAAGAAAAGTTTGGAGATTACAAAAAGTCCAAAACCAAGTTTTAAAAAACAGCATCTCTATATTGTGCTAATTACAATAAAATCTATACTTGAATAACAGTTAAAAGCCACAACCATCTAATTTTAGTGCCTAAGCCTAAATCTAGGTAATCTCAAAACATCCACTGTATACTCGATTCCGCAAAGCCAATGGCGGCAATTGACTAGCCAAAGAAAGTGGTCGAAACACCTACTACGTACACCTTCTTTAGCAAGTTGATCAGCAGCAAAATTATCCTCTATATGATGTTgaatagaaaaagataaaacTTGTTTGAAAGCAAGAATGTCCTCCCAAATGTTATAAAAAGGGCATGGTGGAAGTGGAATTATGAAACCATTGAACAATGATTGCCGAATCAGTTTCAAATATTACACGTGAAATCTAGCTACAAACAAAATAAGGATTTATTTTAGAGCCATCAACTCAGCCAAAGTACTATCTATTAGTTCAATGTCCCAAATGGAGAATTAAGGCAAATACAAATTCACCATGCAGTTGCATTTCTTAAGATACCTCCACATCCTGCCATACCAGGATTTTGtcatcaatattaattaaacttAACATGCCCTGAAGGAGGAGGCTGCCAAGTTAACTTTGACTTGAAGAGAATTAATACTcagaatttttaaagaaatctgAGCACTAAATTAATGAAGAGTTCGATAAGGCTTAATAGAAGCATTATATTCAAGTAGCCAATATTTAATCTTATTGATAACAGCTGAAAGAGTTCTTCTACGGATCCACAATTGTAGCAGCTGCACAATTGCACACCATACGtgtcattcctttttttttttctttttaataattcaaaacGTGCGTTTGTGCTCCtacctctcaatttcttcccCGATTCAAATTTGCCCCCCGCATTCTTACCTCTAAATTTCTGCCCGCGTCGAAAGTCGAAACTCCTACCTCGCCCGCGTCGATTGTGCTCTGCCCACCACCACCGGCGACGCTGTCTCTCTTTCCAGCAACACCGAGGCCGTCTGCGCAGCGCTACCACTCCACTCGTCGCCCAGCTCTACTCCCTCCCCGTCGCCAGCTCATCtccttttcttcctctcccCACCCTCGGCGTCGCCCCCCACCCCCACCAACTGCATCACCcatcctctcccccacccccaccaCTCGCGTCTTCCATCCTCtcccccaaccccccccccccccccttgtCGCCCAAACAGTGCTCTAGTTGGCCCGCACCCCCTCTGCACAGCAACCCCCCCGTCGACCCTCCCATCCTCTGCCCATGCCTCTGTCCATTCTATGCCACAGTTTGAAAATGTGTTATTTCTACTGAAGAGATCTACGGCCACAGGCTACTAAGGTATTTATTCATCTTAATCTTCATTAGCTTTAGTTTTATCGTGACTTACTTTTGAAAGCTGTAAGTTACATCTGGTGGGATGCTGTTTGGAAGGCTTGTTGCTTGGACCtttaaaccctaaatggttgaacTGTTAATTGTTGTGAATGGTTATATTAATTGCAAGTAGTTATCAGCTATTATGTAAGACCTTTTGTTCATGCTGTGAAGGTTGTTTAGCCAAGGTATTGaaggaaaaagtttgaaaacaaTGGTGGGATCAAAGACGTAATGAGAATGGAGAGGAGGAATGAGTCAACGGCATTTTAGAGAAATAAGGAAAATGCTTCCTTGCGCTAGGGATGATGGGGTTAGCGGTTCTGATTTACAAAAGAGTTATCCAAGAAGAGTTAAATGGGCGTGATTAACTTGGTGTATCGTACTTTTTGTTTGGCCACTCAAGGTTTTTTGTGGTGATTTGGTGTTAGAGTTCTTGTTTCGTGCGTCTCAACTATTTAAATTTGGTGAACTTTtatttagcctttttttttttttgaatttgaacccaatttcatttttaaaaaataaaattgtttatgtGAGTCATTTGAGGTTACCAAATTAGGAAAATGTAGAAGTGGCTGTCACTGCACATATAGCCTCAATATGTGTAAAACTAGACATGTGTAAAACTAGACAAGTTTTGCTATTAGATGTCTAGAGAATTCATGTTTTAAAGATTAGGGGTGGCAAAAATGGTGCCAGCCAAGCATAATTGACTTGTACTTATGAAGGGT comes from the Carya illinoinensis cultivar Pawnee chromosome 8, C.illinoinensisPawnee_v1, whole genome shotgun sequence genome and includes:
- the LOC122318147 gene encoding uncharacterized protein LOC122318147, producing the protein MLNLLICGSGGSTFHHEEDQGDPWNNSPCTSPTKARKNRCHNKNKNPYSSRGLDKFSALLNDLEEKRNKIYSQVDSRDIFMVRFVYSNSNDCVPIVVKSKTNKEGKTKSRDGKEEEAIAPFEISDVDSIEVKQPEVISEPKEKRKKKRVVWNMKLDKWRRPSYYLPAIIILILLLLTMFGRTFAILCTCLGWYIVPTLKESSKTERSSTKKKDHVRKLSEKKMVIKENKKDYMRSISGVVEGNSAPHHSHQKSW